The proteins below come from a single Triticum aestivum cultivar Chinese Spring chromosome 5D, IWGSC CS RefSeq v2.1, whole genome shotgun sequence genomic window:
- the LOC123119707 gene encoding importin subunit beta-1, with amino-acid sequence MSLDVTQILLSAQSADGSIRKHAEESLKQFQEQNLPGFLLSLSSELANNEKPEESRRLAGLILKNALDAKEQHRKSELFQRWLALDSGVKAQIKALLLQTLSSPVASARSTSSQVIAKIAGIEIPQKQWPELIGSLLSNIHQVQPNVKQATLETLGYLCEEVSPEAVDQDQVNKILTAVVQGMNASEGNSEVRLAATRALYNALGFAQVNFSNDMERDYIMRVVCEATQSAKVKIRQAAFECLVAISSTYYDKLATYMQDIFNITAKAVRGDEESVALQAIEFWSSICDEEIDILDEYSSEFTADSDVPCYYFIKQALPALVPMLLETLLKQEEDQDLDEGAWNLAMAGGTCLGLVARTVGDDVVPLVMPFVEENITKPEWRQREAATYAFGSILEGPSADKLAPLVNVALNFMLSALLKDPNNHVKDTTAWTLGRIFEFLHGSALETAPVITAENCQQILTVLLQSMKDVPNVAEKACGALYFLAQGYVDAGSASPLAPFFQDIIQSLIVTSHREDAGESRLRTAAYETLNEVVRCSTEETAPIVLQLIPVIMMELHQTLEAGKLSTDEREKRSDLQGLLCGCLQVIIQKLGGMESTKFAFLQYADQMMDLFLRVFACRNATVHEEAMLAIGALAYAAGSNFAKYMAQFYQYLEMGLQNFEEYQVCAITVGVVGDLCRALEDKILPYCDGIMTQLLKDLSSNQLHRSVKPPIFSCFGDIALAIGENFDKYLIYAMPMLQSAADLSAHATSADEEMLDYTNQLRNGILEAYSGILQGFKGSPKMQLLMPYAPHILQFLDALHNGKDMDDSVMKTAIGVLGDLADTLGVHAGPLINQSTSSKEFLDECLSSDDPLVKESADWARIAITRAVSG; translated from the exons ATGTCGTTGGATGTTACTCAAATACTCTTGAGTGCACAATCTGCTGATGGCTCGATTAGGAAGCATGCTGAAGAAAGCCTCAAGCAGTTTCAGGAGCAAAACCTCCCAGGTTTCTTGCTCTCCCTTTCAAGTGAGTTGGCAAATAACGAGAAACCTGAAGAGAGCCGCAGGTTGGCTGGTTTGATCCTTAAGAATGCACTGGATGCAAAGGAGCAGCACAGGAAGAGTGAACTTTTCCAGAGATGGCTGGCACTGGATTCTGGTGTCAAGGCACAAATTAAAGCGTTGCTGCTGCAAACTCTCTCATCTCCTGTTGCAAGTGCCAGATCTACATCTTCTCAAGTCATCGCAAAGATTGCTGGCATTGAGATCCCTCAGAAGCAATGGCCTGAGCTTATAGGATCATTGCTCTCAAACATACATCAGGTCCAGCCTAATGTCAAGCAGGCGACGCTCGAGACACTTGGCTATTTATGTGAGGAAGTTTCTCCAGAAGCTGTTGACCAAGACCAAGTCAACAAGATACTTACAGCTGTTGTTCAGGGTATGAATGCTTCTGAAGGGAACTCTGAAGTGAGACTTGCAGCCACACGGGCATTGTATAATGCATTGGGCTTTGCTCAGGTTAACTTCTCCAATGACATGGAGCGTGATTATATCATGAGAGTCGTATGCGAAGCAACACAGTCAGCAAAGGTGAAGATAAGACAGGCTGCCTTTGAGTGTTTGGTGGCTATTTCATCGACTTATTACGATAAGCTGGCCACATACATGCAGGACATATTTAATATTACTGCAAAGGCCGTGAGAGGAGATGAGGAGTCAGTTGCACTTCAGGCCATTGAATTTTGGAGCTCCATATGCGATGAGGAAATCGACATTTTGGACGAGTACAGTAGTGAGTTTACAGCTGATTCTGATGTTCCTTGCTACTATTTTATCAAGCAAGCTCTTCCTGCTTTAGTGCCAATGCTGCTGGAGACCCTCCTCAAGCAGGAGGAAGACCAAGACTTGGATGAAGGTGCTTGGAACCTTGCAATGGCTGGTGGTACTTGTTTGGGCCTGGTGGCGAGGACTGTTGGTGATGACGTTGTTCCTCTTGTGATGCCCTTTGTTGAGGAGAACATAACGAAACCTGAATGGAGGCAAAGAGAGGCTGCAACATATGCTTTTGGATCCATTCTGGAGGGTCCATCAGCTGATAAACTGGCCCCTCTAGTTAACGTAGCCTTGAATTTTATGTTGTCTGCGTTGTTGAAGGACCCAAATAACCATGTGAAGGACACCACTGCTTGGACCCTCGGAAGAATATTTGAGTTTCTTCATGGTTCTGCGCTTGAAACTGCTCCTGTTATTACAGCTGAGAACTGCCAGCAAATACTTACTGTGCTACTTCAAAGCATGAAGGATGTCCCAAATGTGGCAGAAAAGGCATGTGGGGCACTCTATTTCCTTGCACAAGGCTATGTGGATGCTGGATCGGCGTCACCATTAGCCCCTTTCTTCCAAGATATTATTCAGAGCCTTATTGTGACCAGTCACAGAGAAGATGCTGGAGAATCCAGGCTGCGTACCGCAGCTTATGAAACTCTAAATGAAGTTGTCAGGTGCTCCACCGAGGAGACAGCTCCTATTGTTTTGCAGCTGATACCAGTGATTATGATGGAACTCCATCAGACACTTGAAGCAGGAAAGTTGTCAACTGACGAGAGGGAGAAGCGGAGCGATCTGCAGGGCCTTCTCTGTGGTTGCTTGCAGGTCATTATCCAGAAGTTGGGAGGGATGGAGTCAACAAAGTTTGCCTTCTTGCAGTATGCGGATCAGATGATGGATCTATTTTTGAGAGTTTTTGCTTGTCGAAATGCCACGGTGCATGAGGAGGCTATGCTTGCTATTGGTGCATTGGCATATGCAGCCGGTTCAAACTTCGCAAAGTACATGGCACAATTCTACCAGTACTTGGAAATGGGACTTCAGAACTTTGAAGAGTATCAGGTATGTGCTATTACAGTGGGTGTTGTGGGTGACCTGTGCAGGGCACTGGAGGACAAAATTTTACCTTACTGTGACGGCATCATGACCCAGCTCCTGAAAGATCTTTCCAGCAATCAGTTACACAGATCTGTAAAACCACCTATATTCTCGTGCTTTGGTGATATTGCACTGGCAATTGGGGAGAACTTCGATAAGTATTTGATCTATGCGATGCCCATGCTACAAAGTGCAGCAGATTTGTCGGCGCATGCAACTTCAGCTGATGAGGAAATGCTCGACTACACCAATCAATTAAGGAATGGCATCTTGGAGGCCTACTCTGGCATTCTTCAAGGATTCAAGGGTTCCCCTAAGATGCAGTTACTGATGCCGTATGCTCCACATATTCTTCAGTTCCTTGACGCTCTTCATAATGGCAAGGATAT GGATGATTCTGTGATGAAGACTGCAATAGGTGTCTTGGGAGATCTGGCAGACACATTGGGTGTACATGCTGGTCCCTTGATCAATCAATCGACCTCAAGCAAGGAATTTTTGGATGAGTGCTTATCATCCGATGATCCTCTGGTCAAAGAATCAGCTGACTGGGCAAGGATTGCAATCACCCGTGCAGTTTCAGGTTGA